A DNA window from Barnesiella intestinihominis YIT 11860 contains the following coding sequences:
- a CDS encoding efflux transporter outer membrane subunit: MKQMKVFIHILVTAFILSSCSIQKRCQAPELNLPDEIIAGENDTLTIADMSWWELYSDSTLSKLIKKTLRNNRNMQAAEAHIKQMEELYRVSKASRWPTIGAQLFADHETNDYYGEKFSKSPEFSLKASLGWEIDLWGSLRWGKRKGAAEYLASVEAARAMQMTLIAETAIAYFELVALDQELEIVLQTVKTREESVNQARLRFEGGLTSETAYQQAQVELASASALIPELEQKIALKENQIAVLAGEYPSKVERGEFDLNVTWPENIPIGLPSTLLQRRPDVRQAEQQLQAAMAAVGIAYADRFPRLTISLVGGLENDELKGFFESPFSYVSGNLVAPLLTFGKKKAQYKASLAAYDEKRFAYEQKVLEVFREVNDAVITYRKKRRTSELQLNLFEAAQKYVDLAQLQYFNGVIRYIDVLDAHRKFFDAQIGLSNAVRDEYLAMVNLYKVLGGGWETSPI; the protein is encoded by the coding sequence ATGAAACAGATGAAAGTTTTCATACATATATTGGTGACAGCATTCATTTTAAGTAGTTGTTCTATACAAAAACGCTGTCAGGCTCCCGAACTGAATTTACCAGATGAAATTATTGCGGGAGAAAACGATACATTAACCATTGCCGATATGTCATGGTGGGAGCTCTATTCCGATTCGACTCTTAGCAAATTAATTAAAAAGACGTTAAGAAATAATCGGAATATGCAGGCCGCAGAAGCTCATATCAAGCAAATGGAAGAATTATACCGCGTGAGTAAAGCATCTCGTTGGCCGACTATCGGAGCTCAACTTTTCGCCGATCACGAAACCAATGATTATTACGGTGAAAAGTTCTCAAAAAGCCCCGAATTTAGTCTTAAAGCCTCATTAGGTTGGGAAATAGACCTATGGGGGAGCCTACGTTGGGGAAAAAGAAAGGGTGCGGCGGAGTACTTAGCCTCCGTGGAAGCTGCACGAGCTATGCAAATGACCCTAATTGCCGAAACAGCGATCGCCTATTTCGAATTAGTCGCATTGGATCAAGAACTTGAAATTGTTTTACAAACCGTAAAGACTCGTGAAGAAAGTGTCAACCAAGCCCGATTACGATTCGAGGGTGGACTCACTTCCGAAACAGCTTATCAGCAGGCGCAAGTAGAATTGGCCAGCGCTTCGGCTCTTATCCCCGAATTGGAGCAAAAAATCGCATTGAAAGAAAATCAAATTGCGGTATTAGCCGGAGAATATCCATCGAAAGTGGAACGAGGAGAATTCGACTTAAATGTAACTTGGCCCGAAAATATACCTATCGGGCTTCCCTCTACCCTACTGCAACGAAGGCCCGATGTGCGTCAAGCAGAGCAACAGCTACAAGCCGCTATGGCAGCGGTAGGAATTGCATATGCCGATCGGTTTCCACGATTAACTATAAGTTTAGTCGGAGGGCTTGAAAACGATGAACTAAAAGGATTTTTCGAATCTCCATTCTCCTATGTATCTGGCAATCTCGTAGCTCCTCTATTAACCTTTGGAAAAAAGAAAGCCCAATATAAAGCGTCATTGGCAGCCTATGACGAAAAACGTTTCGCCTACGAACAAAAGGTTCTTGAAGTTTTCCGAGAAGTGAACGATGCCGTGATAACTTATAGAAAGAAAAGACGGACATCGGAACTTCAACTCAATCTTTTTGAAGCAGCTCAAAAATATGTAGATTTAGCACAGTTACAATATTTCAACGGGGTTATTCGTTACATCGATGTTTTAGATGCCCATCGTAAATTTTTCGATGCTCAAATAGGTTTGAGCAATGCTGTAAGAGACGAATATCTTGCTATGGTAAATTTATATAAAGTATTAGGTGGAGGCTGGGAAACAAGCCCAATTTAA
- the galK gene encoding galactokinase: protein MDIEFVRSRFIKHFDGSTGSVYASPGRINLIGEHTDYNGGFVFPGAIDKGMVAELKINGTDKVRAYSIDLKDYVEFGLNEEDAPRASWARYIFGVCREIIKRGGKIAGFNTAFAGDVPLGAGMSSSAALESTYAFALNDMFNCGIDKFELAKIGQATEHNYCGVNCGIMDQFASVFGKAGHLIRLDCRSLEYQYFPFKPEGYRLVLLDSVVKHELASSAYNDRRKSCENVVAAIQKKHPHVEFLRDANMSMLDEVKEEVSAEDYMRAEYVIGEVQRVLDVCDALEQGDYETVGQKMYETHHGMSKLYEVSCEELDFLNDIAKECGVTGSRVMGGGFGGCTINLVKDELYDAFVEKAKAEYKTKFGRLPKVYDVVIADGARKLC, encoded by the coding sequence ATGGATATAGAATTTGTAAGAAGTCGTTTTATCAAACATTTTGATGGCTCTACCGGGTCGGTATATGCCTCTCCCGGTCGTATAAACTTAATAGGAGAGCATACAGATTACAATGGTGGATTTGTATTTCCGGGAGCCATCGATAAAGGAATGGTTGCAGAACTTAAAATTAATGGGACGGATAAAGTCCGCGCATATTCGATAGATTTAAAAGATTATGTAGAGTTTGGATTGAACGAGGAAGACGCTCCCCGTGCCAGCTGGGCTCGTTATATATTCGGTGTGTGCCGCGAGATTATTAAACGAGGCGGTAAAATAGCCGGATTTAATACAGCATTTGCCGGCGATGTTCCTCTGGGGGCAGGTATGTCTTCGTCGGCTGCATTGGAGAGTACTTATGCTTTCGCTTTGAACGATATGTTCAACTGTGGCATCGACAAATTCGAATTGGCTAAAATCGGACAGGCTACCGAGCATAACTATTGTGGTGTAAATTGCGGTATTATGGACCAATTTGCTTCGGTGTTCGGTAAAGCCGGTCATCTGATACGACTGGATTGCCGTTCGTTGGAATATCAATACTTCCCGTTCAAGCCCGAAGGTTACCGACTCGTATTGCTCGATTCTGTCGTAAAGCACGAGTTGGCATCTTCCGCTTATAACGACCGACGCAAATCGTGCGAGAATGTGGTTGCCGCCATACAAAAGAAACACCCGCATGTAGAGTTCCTGAGAGATGCCAATATGTCTATGTTAGACGAGGTAAAAGAAGAGGTGTCTGCCGAGGATTATATGCGTGCAGAATATGTGATCGGTGAAGTGCAACGAGTCCTTGACGTATGCGATGCTCTTGAACAAGGAGATTATGAGACAGTAGGGCAGAAGATGTATGAGACTCATCATGGAATGAGTAAATTATATGAGGTAAGTTGTGAAGAACTCGATTTCCTGAATGATATTGCCAAAGAGTGTGGTGTGACCGGCTCTCGTGTGATGGGAGGTGGATTTGGCGGTTGTACGATAAACTTAGTTAAGGACGAATTGTATGATGCGTTCGTGGAAAAAGCCAAAGCAGAATATAAGACAAAATTCGGTCGTCTTCCCAAAGTTTATGATGTCGTGATTGCCGATGGGGCACGCAAACTTTGCTGA
- a CDS encoding aldose epimerase family protein: protein MDMTLSGLNPTHFQGLVDGKQTGLYILVNKNGCELTLTNYGARIVSLMVPDKNGTMIDVVTGHNNIQEYLTSEEPYFGATCGRYANRIAKGKFTIDGVLYDKLAINNGPNSLHGGVKGFNFHVWDANQLDKQTIEFSRLSLDGEEGFPGNLQVKVIFKLTDDNAVDITYYAETDKPTIVNLTNHSYFNLSGAGDPYIGDHLLCIDADYYLPTDDTAIPYGEKSAVEGTPMDFRKLYEVGSRINEPFEQLVYGKGYDHTYILNKKRSGEFSFCAECVSPKTGIVMDVFTTEPGVQLYTANWMTGNFIGKNGKRYPMRAAICLETQHFPDSPNHENYPSVILRPHEKFESHTQFKFSVREK, encoded by the coding sequence ATGGATATGACTCTTTCAGGATTGAATCCAACACATTTTCAAGGCTTAGTCGATGGTAAACAAACCGGTCTCTATATCTTGGTTAATAAAAACGGGTGCGAATTGACCCTAACTAATTATGGCGCTCGTATCGTTTCGTTAATGGTTCCCGATAAAAATGGGACGATGATAGACGTGGTTACGGGGCATAATAACATACAGGAATACCTTACATCGGAGGAACCTTATTTTGGAGCGACTTGTGGTAGATATGCCAATCGTATTGCAAAAGGGAAATTCACGATCGATGGAGTTTTGTATGATAAATTAGCGATAAACAATGGGCCTAACAGCCTGCATGGAGGGGTAAAAGGATTCAACTTCCATGTTTGGGATGCCAATCAATTGGATAAACAAACAATAGAATTTTCCCGATTGTCTCTTGATGGTGAAGAAGGGTTTCCCGGAAATCTGCAAGTGAAGGTCATATTTAAATTAACCGACGATAATGCCGTTGATATAACTTACTATGCAGAAACCGATAAACCTACCATCGTTAATCTGACAAACCATTCGTATTTTAATTTGTCGGGTGCGGGAGATCCTTACATCGGTGATCATCTGTTATGCATTGATGCCGATTACTATTTACCTACCGATGATACGGCTATACCTTACGGAGAGAAGTCGGCGGTAGAGGGAACCCCGATGGATTTTCGTAAACTTTATGAAGTCGGTAGCCGTATAAACGAGCCGTTTGAACAACTGGTTTATGGAAAAGGTTACGATCATACTTATATTTTGAATAAGAAGCGGAGCGGTGAATTTTCATTTTGTGCAGAGTGTGTTTCGCCCAAAACCGGGATCGTGATGGACGTCTTTACGACAGAGCCCGGTGTACAGCTTTATACAGCCAATTGGATGACAGGAAATTTTATCGGGAAAAATGGGAAACGGTATCCGATGAGAGCTGCTATCTGTCTCGAAACTCAACATTTTCCAGATAGTCCTAATCATGAAAACTATCCTTCTGTTATCTTACGCCCTCATGAAAAATTCGAAAGTCATACACAGTTTAAATTTTCGGTTCGAGAGAAATAA
- a CDS encoding 7-carboxy-7-deazaguanine synthase QueE yields MKVNEIFYSLQGEGVFTGTAAIFVRLAGCNLHCDFCDTKHEDYTIFTEEEIVKAISDYPAKHVVITGGEPTLQLTHSLVDRLHEVGKFVQIETNGSIALDTDLERSINWITCSPKTIPVKIQRMNEIKVVYQGQDMEPYEKIATAYECFCSLQPCDVNDEIKNENNLTAAIGYIKSHPRWRLSLQTHKIINIR; encoded by the coding sequence ATGAAAGTAAATGAAATTTTTTACTCATTACAGGGTGAAGGTGTGTTTACAGGTACGGCTGCGATTTTTGTGAGGTTAGCGGGGTGTAATTTGCATTGTGATTTCTGTGATACAAAACATGAGGATTATACTATTTTTACAGAAGAAGAGATTGTAAAGGCTATTTCTGATTATCCGGCGAAACATGTAGTTATTACAGGAGGGGAACCCACTTTACAACTTACGCATTCGCTTGTCGACCGATTGCATGAAGTCGGGAAATTTGTCCAAATCGAAACCAACGGATCAATCGCATTAGATACCGATTTGGAACGGTCGATCAATTGGATTACTTGCTCTCCTAAAACGATTCCTGTGAAAATACAGCGTATGAATGAAATCAAAGTCGTTTATCAGGGACAAGATATGGAACCGTATGAAAAAATCGCCACAGCTTATGAGTGTTTTTGTAGCTTGCAACCTTGTGATGTCAATGATGAGATAAAAAATGAAAACAATCTTACCGCAGCTATCGGATACATTAAGAGCCACCCCCGATGGAGGCTTTCACTTCAAACCCATAAGATTATTAATATAAGATAA
- a CDS encoding 6-pyruvoyl trahydropterin synthase family protein codes for MYYVAKTMEIAGAHSLHLSYESKCEKLHGHNWIITVYCKAKELNQDGMVCDFKHIKDKIHGYLDHGNLNELLPFNPTAENIAKWITDQIPECYKTKVQESGGNTAIYEIDDFENENIDK; via the coding sequence ATGTATTACGTAGCTAAGACAATGGAAATTGCAGGCGCGCATTCTTTGCACCTTTCATATGAAAGTAAATGTGAAAAATTACATGGCCATAACTGGATTATTACGGTTTATTGTAAAGCGAAAGAACTGAATCAAGACGGTATGGTCTGTGACTTTAAACACATTAAAGATAAGATCCATGGCTATCTTGATCATGGGAATCTGAATGAATTGCTGCCTTTTAATCCGACCGCTGAAAACATAGCGAAATGGATTACGGATCAGATTCCCGAATGTTATAAAACCAAAGTTCAAGAAAGTGGTGGAAATACGGCTATTTACGAAATCGACGATTTTGAAAATGAAAATATTGACAAATGA
- the queC gene encoding 7-cyano-7-deazaguanine synthase QueC: protein MKDSLIVVSGGMDSITLLYEYADRIALAVSFDYGANHNHKEIPFARIHCERLKIKHIVIPLAFMKEYFRSSLLDGSDSVPEGHYADENMKSTVVPFRNGIMLSIACGIAESNGLKQVLIANHGGDHAIYPDCRSEFIQAMDKAMRSGTYENIGIFAPYTDISKTEIASRGKKLNLNYAETWSCYKGGEKHCGKCGTCVERKEALRDAGIEDQTEYED from the coding sequence ATGAAAGATTCGTTGATCGTAGTATCTGGCGGTATGGATAGTATTACTTTGTTGTATGAGTATGCCGACCGCATAGCATTAGCCGTTTCTTTTGATTATGGAGCTAATCATAATCATAAAGAAATACCGTTTGCTCGTATTCATTGCGAGCGGTTAAAAATAAAACATATAGTAATACCTCTTGCGTTTATGAAAGAATATTTCAGAAGTTCGTTGTTGGACGGTAGCGACTCTGTACCGGAGGGACATTATGCCGATGAAAATATGAAAAGTACGGTTGTCCCGTTTCGGAATGGCATTATGTTATCAATTGCTTGCGGTATCGCAGAAAGCAATGGCTTGAAACAAGTTCTCATTGCTAATCATGGTGGAGACCACGCTATTTATCCCGATTGTCGATCGGAGTTTATCCAAGCTATGGATAAAGCTATGCGTTCGGGAACTTATGAGAATATAGGTATCTTTGCTCCCTATACCGATATTTCAAAAACAGAAATTGCCAGTCGGGGGAAAAAGTTGAATTTGAACTATGCCGAAACGTGGTCTTGTTACAAAGGAGGGGAGAAACATTGCGGGAAATGCGGTACTTGTGTAGAACGCAAAGAGGCTCTTCGGGATGCCGGGATTGAGGATCAGACAGAATACGAGGATTAA
- the trxA gene encoding thioredoxin: MNKFQDIIAGDTPVLVDFFAEWCGPCKMMKPVLEELKKKMGNKIIILKIDIDKNISLSSEYRIQSVPTLVLWKQGEIIWRQSGALSLNELEQILSSYIR; the protein is encoded by the coding sequence ATGAACAAATTTCAAGATATTATCGCAGGTGATACCCCGGTTCTAGTAGACTTTTTTGCAGAATGGTGTGGTCCCTGTAAAATGATGAAACCAGTCCTTGAAGAATTGAAAAAGAAAATGGGGAATAAAATCATTATACTAAAAATAGATATCGATAAAAATATTTCCTTGTCTTCGGAATATAGAATACAATCAGTCCCCACCCTTGTACTATGGAAACAAGGCGAAATCATTTGGCGACAATCTGGCGCCCTGTCGTTAAACGAATTAGAGCAAATTCTATCGTCTTATATACGATAG
- a CDS encoding chromate transporter yields MRSNLYLKLFISFFKIGAFTFGGGWAMIPLIEREVVDKQNWIKREDFVDALAIAQSLPGVLAVNISILIGNKLRGLKGCLMATLGTILPSFLIILAIAIWFVQTYDNPVVERIFKGIRPAVVALIVSPVFSTAKTARINIKTVIIPIIVALSIWLGGVSPIWFVLLGAIGGILYCNHVIASSKQKSNKEEK; encoded by the coding sequence ATGAGATCGAATCTGTATCTGAAACTATTCATATCATTTTTTAAAATAGGTGCGTTCACATTCGGAGGCGGTTGGGCTATGATACCTCTCATTGAAAGAGAAGTCGTGGATAAACAAAACTGGATTAAACGGGAAGATTTTGTCGACGCACTTGCCATTGCACAATCATTGCCCGGAGTTTTGGCGGTGAATATATCCATATTGATCGGGAACAAATTGCGAGGATTAAAAGGTTGTCTCATGGCGACACTCGGTACAATTCTACCCTCTTTTCTAATCATCTTGGCTATTGCAATCTGGTTTGTTCAAACGTATGACAATCCGGTAGTCGAGCGTATATTCAAGGGTATAAGACCAGCAGTGGTCGCACTCATCGTGTCTCCGGTATTCAGTACGGCTAAAACAGCACGTATCAATATTAAAACGGTTATTATTCCCATTATAGTGGCATTATCAATCTGGTTAGGAGGGGTTTCCCCCATTTGGTTCGTCTTGTTAGGAGCTATCGGTGGAATACTTTACTGTAATCATGTCATCGCCAGTTCAAAACAAAAGAGTAATAAAGAAGAAAAATAG
- a CDS encoding chromate transporter has protein sequence MVYLNLFWAYLKIGLFGFGGGYAMLSLIQHEAVEVVHYGESQPWLTPIEFTDIVAISQMTPGPIGINSATYVGYVAAGNSILGSIIATFAVCLPSFILVLSVSRFILKHKDNITIKSIFSGLRPVVVGLIASAALLLMNKENFPDYTISIGIAVISFVLVHYAKIHPILVIVLAGISGYALY, from the coding sequence ATCGTATATCTCAACTTATTTTGGGCCTACCTAAAAATCGGACTATTCGGTTTTGGTGGCGGATACGCCATGCTCTCTCTCATTCAACACGAAGCGGTAGAAGTCGTTCATTATGGCGAAAGCCAACCGTGGCTTACCCCGATCGAATTTACCGATATCGTAGCTATTTCTCAAATGACTCCCGGCCCCATAGGAATAAACAGTGCTACTTATGTAGGATATGTAGCTGCCGGTAATAGTATTTTGGGGTCGATAATCGCCACATTCGCCGTATGTTTGCCGTCTTTCATTTTAGTCTTATCAGTGAGTCGCTTTATACTTAAACATAAAGATAATATTACTATCAAAAGCATATTTTCCGGACTTCGTCCTGTGGTCGTCGGTCTGATAGCTTCTGCCGCACTCCTCCTCATGAATAAAGAAAACTTTCCAGACTATACAATAAGTATCGGTATTGCAGTAATCTCGTTTGTTCTGGTACACTATGCGAAAATACACCCCATACTCGTTATCGTATTGGCTGGTATTTCAGGATATGCCTTATACTAA
- a CDS encoding bifunctional folylpolyglutamate synthase/dihydrofolate synthase, protein MNYEETLEYLYKQLPVFQQIGSVAYKPGLQNTEALDKYFGYPHRKFHTIHVAGTNGKGSVSHLLAAILQLNGYKTGLYTSPHLIDFRERIRINGQMISKEDVIQFAEKHLASTLHIQPSFFELTMMMAFNHFAENQVDVAVIEVGLGGRLDSTNIITPDLCVITNISYDHVQMLGDTLPKIAREKAGIIKSGIPVVIGEAQGEVKQVFIDRAKEIKAPIIFAEGQIHFRSTQRNDKGWEFDSPEFPHLFGELSGLCQEKNAATVLTAVGQLRNLGYNISHQSVYDAFAHVTSLTGLMGRWQQLESSPRLICDTGHNTGGIQYIVRQLQNESYQNLRIIIGMVNDKDISGVLAMLPQNAVYYFTRASIPRALPEERLYELAIKAGLTGKCYPSVQQAVEAAKKESRPDDLIFVGGSTFIVADLLKTMLSQQ, encoded by the coding sequence ATGAATTACGAAGAGACATTGGAGTATTTATATAAACAACTACCTGTTTTTCAACAAATAGGAAGTGTTGCTTATAAACCGGGATTGCAAAATACCGAAGCATTGGACAAATATTTCGGATATCCCCATCGAAAATTTCACACCATACATGTTGCCGGGACCAACGGCAAGGGATCGGTATCGCATCTATTAGCCGCTATTCTGCAATTAAACGGATATAAAACAGGGCTATATACCTCTCCGCATCTTATCGATTTCAGAGAGCGTATCCGCATCAATGGACAAATGATTTCCAAAGAAGACGTTATTCAATTTGCAGAGAAACATCTTGCATCTACACTCCATATCCAGCCATCATTTTTCGAACTCACCATGATGATGGCGTTTAACCACTTTGCCGAAAATCAAGTAGATGTCGCTGTTATCGAAGTCGGATTGGGCGGAAGATTGGACAGTACAAATATCATTACTCCTGATTTATGTGTCATTACCAATATCAGCTATGACCATGTGCAAATGCTCGGAGACACCCTGCCGAAAATAGCCCGAGAAAAAGCAGGTATTATAAAATCCGGAATACCGGTCGTGATCGGTGAAGCTCAGGGAGAGGTGAAGCAAGTATTCATCGATCGAGCGAAAGAGATAAAAGCCCCCATTATATTCGCAGAGGGACAAATTCATTTCCGGTCGACCCAACGGAATGACAAAGGTTGGGAATTCGATTCTCCCGAATTTCCGCACCTTTTCGGGGAGTTAAGCGGGCTATGTCAGGAGAAAAATGCAGCTACCGTTCTGACAGCAGTCGGCCAATTACGAAATTTAGGATACAATATCTCCCACCAATCGGTCTATGATGCTTTCGCCCATGTCACCAGTCTTACCGGTTTAATGGGGCGATGGCAACAATTGGAATCGTCTCCCCGACTAATTTGCGACACCGGGCACAACACCGGAGGCATACAATATATAGTTCGACAGTTGCAAAACGAATCTTATCAAAACTTGCGTATTATCATCGGTATGGTCAATGACAAAGACATTTCGGGAGTTTTGGCTATGCTCCCCCAAAATGCCGTTTACTATTTCACCCGGGCCTCGATACCTCGCGCTTTACCCGAGGAAAGACTGTACGAATTAGCAATAAAAGCAGGATTGACAGGGAAGTGTTATCCGTCGGTTCAACAAGCTGTGGAAGCGGCGAAAAAAGAAAGCCGCCCCGATGATCTGATCTTCGTAGGCGGCAGTACATTCATCGTGGCCGACTTGCTAAAAACTATGCTTTCACAGCAATAA
- a CDS encoding RidA family protein, translated as MKKVISTTSAPAAIGPYSQAVETGNMIFLSGQLPIDPKTGIMPEGIKAQTRQAFANIKAILAEAGYSVEHIVKTTVLLADMSLFGEMNEIYAEQFGSVFPSRSAFAVKELPKQALVEIEVIAVKA; from the coding sequence ATGAAAAAAGTAATTTCTACGACATCTGCTCCGGCTGCTATCGGACCTTATAGTCAAGCTGTTGAAACCGGAAATATGATTTTCCTTTCGGGGCAATTGCCCATTGACCCCAAAACCGGAATAATGCCTGAGGGCATCAAAGCTCAAACTCGTCAAGCGTTTGCGAACATTAAAGCTATTTTGGCGGAGGCCGGTTATTCGGTCGAACATATTGTAAAGACGACCGTGCTGTTGGCCGATATGTCTCTTTTCGGAGAAATGAACGAAATATATGCCGAGCAGTTCGGGTCCGTATTTCCGTCTCGGTCGGCGTTTGCAGTTAAAGAATTACCGAAACAAGCATTAGTCGAAATAGAGGTTATTGCTGTGAAAGCATAG
- a CDS encoding YihY/virulence factor BrkB family protein, which yields MVQRKNKPSFFARASLFIKRLWQFVSVDIWHVTEYKLHIHILKTLNLSVRCFLNEKLQEKASALTFSTILAIVPALAMLFAICKGFGFQHIIQSQLFDYFPAQRNALEYMLGFVDQYLDQMKGGVFVGIGLCFLLWTLISLLSNIEKAFNDIWQVQGGRSFYRKVTDYTSMFLILPILMVASSGFSLFMSTMLSSSVLFDFMSPLLRWVFRLAPYILTALFFTAIYIFIPNTKVKFKYAFISGLICGTVFQIFQFIYISGQIWVSKYNAIYGSFAFLPLLLIWMQFSWLICLFGAVLTYSSQNVVNFNFEKETNDISRRYSDYIILVIATVIVHRFKEGLPPMTKGQISRRYAIPIQLVERTVDELERVNIISQTLSEEERVPAYQPAVDISRLTLGYLLRAIDREGDEDFICNLKADFPKEWAAIIDTRRLMEEKGDSIALKDLKIEESRVLSHKLNNNE from the coding sequence ATGGTTCAGCGTAAAAACAAGCCCTCTTTTTTTGCCCGCGCCAGCCTTTTTATAAAACGGTTATGGCAGTTTGTCTCGGTCGATATATGGCATGTGACCGAGTATAAGCTCCATATTCATATTCTTAAAACATTGAACTTGTCGGTACGCTGTTTCTTAAATGAAAAGTTGCAGGAAAAGGCTTCCGCATTGACGTTTAGTACGATTTTGGCAATCGTGCCTGCGTTGGCTATGTTATTTGCTATTTGTAAGGGATTCGGATTCCAACATATTATACAAAGTCAGTTGTTCGATTATTTCCCGGCGCAACGCAATGCATTGGAATATATGTTAGGGTTCGTCGACCAGTATCTCGATCAGATGAAAGGTGGAGTATTCGTGGGGATAGGCCTTTGTTTCCTTTTGTGGACTTTGATAAGTTTGTTATCCAATATAGAGAAAGCATTCAATGATATTTGGCAGGTACAAGGCGGTCGATCGTTTTATCGTAAGGTTACCGATTATACCTCGATGTTTTTGATTTTGCCTATTTTGATGGTTGCATCGAGCGGATTTTCTTTGTTTATGTCAACCATGCTCAGTTCTTCGGTTCTATTCGATTTTATGAGCCCTTTGCTGCGTTGGGTCTTTCGATTAGCTCCATATATACTTACCGCTTTGTTCTTTACCGCTATTTATATTTTTATACCCAATACAAAGGTTAAGTTCAAATATGCGTTTATTTCTGGGCTTATTTGTGGTACGGTATTTCAGATTTTTCAATTTATATATATTTCGGGCCAAATTTGGGTATCGAAATATAATGCTATTTACGGGAGTTTCGCATTTTTGCCGTTGTTGCTCATTTGGATGCAATTTTCATGGTTGATTTGTCTGTTTGGTGCTGTGTTGACTTACTCATCTCAAAATGTAGTAAATTTCAATTTCGAAAAAGAGACCAACGATATATCTCGTCGGTATTCCGATTATATTATATTAGTCATAGCCACAGTTATTGTCCATCGGTTCAAGGAGGGACTTCCGCCGATGACCAAAGGACAGATATCGAGACGTTATGCTATTCCCATACAGTTGGTAGAGCGTACCGTCGATGAATTGGAACGGGTGAATATTATTTCGCAGACATTGTCGGAAGAAGAGAGGGTTCCTGCATATCAACCGGCGGTAGACATCAGCCGATTGACTTTGGGCTATTTATTGCGAGCCATCGACAGAGAAGGAGACGAGGATTTTATCTGTAATTTAAAAGCCGATTTCCCAAAGGAATGGGCGGCTATAATAGATACCCGTAGGCTTATGGAAGAGAAGGGTGATAGTATTGCATTGAAAGATTTGAAAATAGAAGAAAGCCGAGTGCTTTCCCATAAATTAAATAATAATGAGTGA